A region of Oncorhynchus kisutch isolate 150728-3 linkage group LG29, Okis_V2, whole genome shotgun sequence DNA encodes the following proteins:
- the mepcea gene encoding 7SK snRNA methylphosphate capping enzyme — MIEMSVDKETVPTRSMKVDPVPPQKFSECTGSCNNAPKVPEVTLANPDSTDGAATCPMPDSGAQTKHSSTADPHDQTKRVEQEAMLTEQHVKPKNGFQQPKQQPQQQKLSKRRSTMIAGFKHPAGKRRRRVNSESDSVLPTNFLLGGNIFDPLNLNSLQDEEVNRALNAETPKSSPLPAKNRDPVEILIPRDITDPLNLNSRMGGRSLLVSPFKSGGRRRHRNRHHGGGGGGSTVSVLDLSDSERIGEVTNTTSSLSNLASASAASTCVLEAPSVPAVLDPQDANGNEINPSNCRHEAMLTVSAPQAQPRAQEDSSAATAGGPNHLSSRQRKRRRNSGKTEPPMVQSTLMARSGTEERGRGAGPGRNAQSSFHTPVVGPRGSSQVPGGRQPHLHNQHKQPHQGNKKKFQYGNYNKYYGYRNPGCAEDPRFRCLRPEWFHGKAVLDLGCNTGHLTLCIAKKLRPARILGLDIDGGLVHAARQNIRHYLSELQAQEARRAAGDEKEKTNGPGEERKEKANRREDESHSGGLTHKQNERQPSRAVNGNAEKQVPAEAAGGVVLSRHAERRAQERGAEEMEEDSGAPAVELGTSSFPVSLWISRGPIAAPPLPDTPTMPPGNFPSNVSFVKGNYVLESDALLLTQRPEYDVILCFSVTKWVHLNWGDGGLKRLFHRVFRHLRPGGLFVLEPQPWITYGKRKKLTDSIFKNYHSIRLKPEQFSTYLTSEVGFSSYELIGTPNSSSRGFQRPIYLFHKGT; from the exons ATGATAGAGATGTCTGTTGATAAAGAGACTGTTCCAACCAGAAGTATGAAAGTGGACCCAGTGCCACCCCAGAAATTCTCAGAATGCACTGGAAGCTGCAACAATGCCCCCAAAGTGCCAGAGGTCACCCTGGCCAACCCAGACAGCACTGATGGTGCTGCTACCTGCCCCATGCCAGACAGTGGTGCCCAAACCAAGCACAGCAGCACGGCTGACCCCCACGATCAGACAAAGCGTGTTGAGCAGGAGGCCATGTTGACTGAGCAGCATGTTAAACCTAAAAATGGCTTTCAGCAACCCAAACAACAACCGCAGCAGCAGAAACTCTCAAAGCGTCGCAGCACAATGATTGCAGGGTTCAAGCATCCAGCAGGTAAGAGACGACGACGGGTGAACTCAGAGAGCGACTCGGTTCTGCCCACCAACTTCCTGCTGGGAGGAAACATATTTGACCCGCTGAACCTCAACAGCCTGCAGGACGAGGAGGTGAACAGGGCCCTGAACGCTGAGACGCCCAAGTCCTCCCCCCTTCCTGCCAAGAACCGCGACCCTGTGGAGATCCTTATTCCCAGGGATATCACTGACCCTCTCAACCTCAACAGCAGGATGGGAGGTAGGAGCCTCCTGGTGTCGCCCTTCAAGAGTGGTGGCAGGAGGAGACACCGTAACAGACaccatggaggaggtggtgggggttCCACAGTCTCCGTGTTGGACCTGTCAGATTCAGAGAGGATTGGTGAAGTCACCAACACCACTTCTTCTCTGTCTAACCTGGCATCTGCTAGTGCTGCGTCTACCTGTGTTCTAGAAGCACCCAGTGTCCCAGCCGTCCTGGACCCCCAGGATGCTAATGGTAATGAGATCAACCCATCCAACTGCAGGCATGAAGCCATGCTCACTGTATCTGCCCCCCAGGCCCAGCCTCGAGCCCAGGAAGACTCCTCAGCAGCCACCGCCGGAGGCCCAAACCATCTCTCTAGCCGGCAACGCAAACGCAGACGCAACTCTGGTAAAACAGAGCCTCCGATGGTCCAATCTACTCTTATGGCCCGGTCGGGGACGGAGGAGAGGGGCCGTGGAGCTGGGCCCGGGAGAAATGCGCAGTCCTCCTTCCACACCCCAGTGGTAGGTCCCAGGGGGTCCTCCCAGGTACCAGGGGGTCGGCAACCGCATCTTCACAACCAGCACAAACAACCGCACCAAGGCAACAAGAAGAAGTTCCAGTATGGGAACTACAACAAGTACTATGGCTACCGCAACCCAGGCTGTGCCGAGGACCCACGGTTCCGTTGTCTACGTCCGGAGTGGTTCCATGGTAAAGCAGTACTGGATCTGGGCTGTAACACGGGCCACCTGACTCTGTGTATTGCTAAGAAGTTGCGGCCCGCCCGCATATTGGGTTTGGACATTGATGGGGGTCTGGTGCACGCGGCCCGCCAGAACATCAGACACTACCTGTCAGAGCTGCAGGCCCAGGAGGCCCGGCGAGCCGCAGGGGATGAGAAGGAGAAGACCAATGGACCAggtgaggaaaggaaggagaaggCCAACAGACGGGAAGACGAGTCACACTCAGGAGGACTAACGCACAAACAGAATGAAAGACAGCCCAGCAGGGCTGTAAATGGAAACGCTGAAAAGCAGGTCCCTGCAGAGGCAGCGGGTGGCGTGGTGTTGTCACGTCACGCAGAGAGAAGAGCTCAGGAGAGGGGGgctgaggagatggaggaggactcTGGAGCACCTGCTGTTGAACTGGGAACGAGCTCCTTCCCTGTCTCCTTATGGATCTCCAGGGGACCCATAGCAGCACCCCCACTCCCTGACACACCCACCATGCCTCCTGGTAACTTCCCCTCGAATGTCTCCTTTGTCAAG GGGAATTATGTCCTGGAGAGTGATGCTCTGCTGCTGACCCAGCGGCCAGAGTACGACGTCATCCTATGCTTCAGTGTTACCAAGTGGGTCCACCTGAACTGGGGAGACGGTGGCCTGAAGCGCCTCTTTCACAGAGTGTTCAGACACCTGCGTCCTGGAGGCCTGTTCGTCCTGGAGCCACAGCCCTGGATCACCTATGGCAAGAGGAAGAAACTCACG GATAGCATCTTTAAGAATTACCACAGCATCCGCCTCAAACCAGAGCAGTTCTCCACATACCTGACATCTGAAGTGGGATTCTCCAGCTATGAGTTGATCGGGACGCCTAACAGTTCATCAAGAG GTTTTCAGAGGCCAATCTACTTGTTTCATAAAGGAACATGA
- the LOC109873881 gene encoding extensin-like: MKESSAPVTSAVSSQWTGPINEKTPPLPNPVYSAGFTECISRLCNYIDSVDLSQRESFVQGLRDHLDTHSACPLGKVQSPTFPLDFQPWGPVAEGPCFLGRVKNRKESTVMGHQRASREATFPYINTSLPIYPNTFVLHHPHPTQHLSHPYPSPPYSLSPPPSPCYSNSSPPFTTTPPYLSMPCHFPFPPSPSRRPSDSLSPPSHSTSRPVVPLIPAHPPLVSSPPTPLSLSGPVPVGPTRTLRRSLFQIQPQVVWRPWS, translated from the coding sequence ATGAAAGAGTCCTCTGCTCCAGTGACTAGTGCTGTGAGTTCCCAATGGACAGGCCCCATAAACGAGAAAACACCGCCCCTACCCAACCCTGTCTATAGTGCAGGTTTCACAGAGTGCATCTCCCGTCTGTGCAACTACATCGACAGCGTGGACCTATCCCAGAGAGAGAGCTTTGTCCAGGGACTTAGGGACCACCTGGATACCCACAGCGCCTGCCCTCTGGGGAAGGTGCAGAGCCCGACCTTCCCCCTGGACTTCCAGCCCTGGGGCCCTGTAGCAGAAGGACCATGCTTCCTGGGCAGAGTGAAAAACAGGAAGGAGAGCACAGTGATGGGGCATCAACGAGCCAGCAGGGAGGCCACTTTCCCTTATATTAACACCTCTCTTCCCATCTATCCCAACACCTTTGTGCTCCACCACCCCCACCCTACCCAACACCTCTCACACCCATACCCATCTCCCCCTTACTCCCTCTCACCCCCACCCTCACCCTGTTACTCAAACTCCTCACCACCTTTCACCACTACCCCTCCATACCTCTCCATGCCATGCCActtccccttccctccttccccctctcgtCGTCCATCAGATTCCTTGTCACCCCCCTCTCACTCTACATCTCGGCCCGTGGTGCCTCTGATACCAGCCCATCCTCCCCTGGTGTCCAGTCCCCCCACCCCTCTAAGTCTCTCTGGCCCTGTACCTGTAGGCCCAACAAGGACTCTGAGGCGGTCACTATTTCAGATCCAGCCCCAGGTAGTATGGAGGCCCTGGTCCTGA